The DNA window GGTGCACTGTTTTGACTTGCATATTTTGTGATATTGTTTGATTTATGAAAGCAAACAAATACTAAATAATCTAGTGCCTTCTATGTTCTGAAGACGGAATTCATGGTGGATATGAAATGTGATGGTTGTGTGACAGCAGTGAAAAACAAGTTCCAAACTCTTGAAGGTTTGTCACCATGTAATTTTAGTATTCTTTTGAAATACAGTTTTGTTTATCGTTTGCCTCTGGTTTATGAAGACTGCCTATTACTACAGGAATTAAAAACATTGAGGTGGACCTTAATAATCAAGTTGTTAGGGTTCTTGGATCTCTCCCAGTGAACACAATGCTGGATACTCTGCACCAAACAGGCCGAGATGCTCGTCTAATTGGGCAAGGGAACCCAAATGGTGTGTGTTAATTTCTATATTTTATATGACAATATTTTATATTAGCCTTAATATCAGCTGGTATCATTGCTTTTTAATCATGTGGTACTTGATTCTGATGTTCAGTTATAGGAAATTCAGAGATCAGTCGTGTGTAAATTAATGAATTGTCATACTGGTTCTAGTCAGCAAATGTAGGCATTATATATCTGTCATCTCTTTTGTACTTATATAATGCAACTGAAATCTAAATAAGATGCTTGATTTACTTCAACTGTGATGCTGACTTATATACATCTTTAAAATGCATTTAATCTGTACCAGGTCCTCCTGAACTCATTTCtagttattgaaaaaaaaataataatcagtATTTCCACTATAGAAAGATACTGCACAAAACAAACTTTCTGATTGCTGGCATGTTTATTGTATTTTCCTGAGGCATGATTGCTGGTCAGTTTTTTGTTTATGTGACGCACACCTATTCTATTATGAGAATTAATTCCATGCACTAACTTCTGCAGATTTTTTAGTATCTGCTGCTGTAGCTGAGTTCAAAGGGCCTGTTATATTTGGTGTTGTTCGTCTGGCTCAAGTTAATATGGAATTGGCTATAGTTGAAGCCACTTATAGTGGTCTATCACCTGGTAAACACGGATGGTCAATAAATGAATTTGGGGATTTGACAAGAGGTGCAGAAAGTACTGGCAAAGTCTATAACCCATCGGATTATAGATCCAATAAGGTAAGGTTTAAGGATCCACATCTGTCTTTTACCTTCCAAAAGAGTAAGTAGTAACTAGCCCTTTAGGATCAATCATTGGTTATCCTGATGTTGCTGCAATACGAAAGGCATGCATTTTCTAAGCAGCTAGTCACCCCGGACTTCAACGTCGTGTGTCCTATCACAGCTGACTATGAGCATCCATGCGATTCTTGGTTGTCACCGATCGTAACTTCATataatgtgacatatttttTGTTTCCTTTAGAACTTGTTCAGATAGGTGAGGTTTAAACCCAAACCCCTTGCATGTGTAGGGATGTTAGTTTAACACTTTAATTTCATTACGGAAATTTTGAAGGGATTAGCATAATTCCCTTGCATATCTATGGTCCCATAGTCCTGGTTATCTACTAGACAAAGTGACAAGCATTCTATCAGAGGCAGAAATGCCAGATTATCCAAATTAATATGCCCATTGCATGTAGGAGTATCATTGGAACTTGGAAGACATGTCTTCTCCAAGCGGATAGTCAtgtctatagaatttttttccttttctgcaGCCACATTTGCACGTGTTGTATCCTAATCAGTTGATATGTGGTCACAGCTTGTATAGACTACAGTAATATATCTAGAGGCTAGATTTACTACTACATATTTCTCTTCCATTTACAGTATCCGGTGATCTACCTACTGTCTACTGCTATTCACTTTGTCTTAAACACATTAATACAATGACCAACTTCACCAAACTAAGGTGGCTAGTGCAAATATCAGTAGCACAGCGGTCCTCTGCCTTCTGTTGCATAAGCTGCAGCACATGCCTTGTCAGAACGTAGCAGAATGGAATCGAACAAAACCCTTGTTCACCTCACTGGTGGGTCAGGTAGGGCGGGCCATTCCACTGCTTGCATTCACTTCATTAGATATTACTCCTAGACTTGAAAAACtgtggttgtgtttagttccacgctaaaattggaagtttgaaaaaattagaacgatgtgatggaaaagttggaaatttgtgtgtgtagaaaagtttgatgtgacggaaaagttggaagtttgaagaaaaaagttggaatctaaacatggcctatatGACGATTGGCGGCAAATTAAAGTCAcagcatttgttttttttagttgAAGTATTATTGAAGTATCGTGCTATATTTATTGAAGTGCTCCATCCTTTAGTAACAAAGTGATAACTGGAAGAACATACTTCAAATGCTGTTTTTCCCTAATTAAGCACTTGCTTTGCCTCCAATGGAAGCTGGAAAATATCATATCTTCTTTTAAAAGTTTTCAAGGGTAGTGCTATTTTTTAGTAATTTCGGTATGTGCCTGATTTTTCTGAAACAGCCTCTTGGTGACCTGGGAACACTAGAAGCTGGAGAGAAGGGTGAAGCCCAATTTTCAGCTTCAAAAGAGAAACTGAAAGTTGTTGACTTGATTGGCCGCTCTATTGCGTTGTATGCCACTGAGGACAGATCAGATCCTGGCATTGCAGCTGCCGTGATTGCAAGAAGCGCTGGGGTTGGCGAGAACTACAAGAAGCTGTGCACCTGTGATGGTGTCACCATTTGGGAGTCAAGCTAATTTGTGTTACTAGTGAGGTTTCCATTCTACTGTTTGCTCCAATGTGTTGTACACGAAGTAATGTAGAAACAATCAACCAACTACTGAACAATTGGAATAAGCATGGATACAGTGAGGAATAAAGCTTGTTTTGGAGTGCAGCTTTTCTTCAGTAAGTGAACTGTGCTGTGCTGCTGATACGCGACCTATATCAGACTTGCTATATCTGAAGCCAGGACACAGATGTTTCTGCTTCATGATTTGTCTAATGCAACAACACCAAAGGGGCTCACTGTGGTGGCAGCCATGTTAGGACGACAGGGCTCCTGACAATGTGGACGCCGTCGCTCCAGGACAGGGCTCCGAACTCCGGTGCCTTCTGGGCGGCCTTGGTTGTCACTGTAACCTTATAGCTAAGCTTCTGGTTTGTGCTTACGAAGTGCAGGGTGTTCGGTTCGACGACGACATCGGCGCCCTTGAACTTGGTGACCTTGACATGGTACGTCGAAGATGGAGGACCAACGTTCGTGACAGTGCGGCGCACCGTCAGCGCCTTGGATGGCTGGTCGGCGAAGACGACTGAGATGGCCGGATAGTTGAGGTCGCTGGCGGAACTGAAGGTGTGCCTGCATGTCATGTTGGAGTTCTTGGTGAAGGTCCTGAGCTGCATCGGCGTCATGTGCTGCGTGCAGAGGAACTCCAGGTAGTCGGCCTGGCCAATGTCGTAGACCAGGCCAGGGGTGAGAGCTCGCACCGGGTGTATGTGCCCCGCTCCGTGCTCGAACGGCGTCGACGCCTTGCCGGTCGCCGCGTCCTTCATCGGCCGGTACGTGTTGTCGTGCACGTACGCGGTGGTCATCAGCGCGGACTTGATCTGTGCTGGGCTCCAGTCCGGGTGGCTCGCCTTGATCAGCGCGGCCACGCCGGCGACGTGCGGGCACGACATGGACGTCCCCGACAGGATGTTGAACCCGACGCGACGGCTGTCGCTGGACAAGCTCGACGGGCTGGCGTCGCCGCTCCATGCGGCCAAGATGTTCACGCCGGGCGCGACGACGTCCGGCTTGAGGATCTCCAGAGTCAGGATGTTTGGTCCCCGGGACGAGAAcgcggcgaccaccggcgacgGCCGGATGCCGAGTTTGGTTCCGCCGAAGCTGAGCGTCGCGGTCGGTTTTGGGGCGCTCTTGCTGTAGCTCTTGGCGGCAATGCCTTCCGCCTCGCCGACTGCCACGGCCGGCAGCAGGTGGCTGTCGGCGACCAGCTCCTCGCCGTTTGCCGCGGTGTTGGCAAGTATCATGCCGATGCCGCCGGCTTCCTTGACAACCTGACCCTTCTGCACCCGAGGACTGATGCCGCGGTCACAGATCACTATCTTCCCGGAGACGTCGTGCGGCTGCAGCGTCCCCTCGAGGCACAGAGAACGGGGGTCCGGCATGCTGGAATTGCCGCCCAAGTAGACCACCGGATACTGCTCCTGCGGCGACAGATTTCGCAGGCCTTTGTAAAGCGAGACGCCGGTGATGTTCGCGCCGTTGCCGAGCGTCACCGTGGCCGGGAAGTCACGGTCCATGGTGCTCGCGCCCACCGTGGTTATCCACGGCGACAGGTTGGTGAGGCTTATCGGGTCAGGCCCGGCGTTGCCGGCCGAGCAGGCGACGAACACGCCCATCTGCATGGCCCCGAACGACGCTATGGACAAGCTGTCGAGGTAGTACCGGGAGGCGCCACCCCCGAGGGAGATGGAGAGCACGTCGACGCCGTCCGACACGGCGCGATCGACGGCCGCCAGGATGTCGGAGCTGAAGCACCCTCCCGCCCAGCACACCTTGTAGGCCGcgacgcgggcgcggggcgccaTGCCacgggcgacgccgccggcgtagCCGAACAGGTTGGCGTCCTGCACGGGCGagcccgcggcggtggcggcggtgtgcgTGCCGTGCCCGTCCTGGTCGCGCGGGGACTTGAGCTCGGTCGTCTCGTTGATGGGCCCCGACGAGGCCTCGTAGCCGTTGTAGAAGATGCGCGCCCCGACGATCTTGCGGTTGCAGTTCGCCGTGGTGAAGCCGCGGCCGGTCTGGCAGAGGCCTTTCCACTTGGCCGGCACGGGGCCGAGGCCCTTGTCGCTGAAGCTGGGGCTCTCCGGCCATATGCCGGTGTCGagcacgccgacgacgacatcgTGGTCGGCGAGGCTGTCGGACCATATCCTGTTGCTGACCTCCGGGCCAATGCCGAGGAAGTCCGGGCTCCTGGTGGTGTGCAGCTGCAACACCGTCTCCGGGATCACGGCCAGCACGCCGTCCGCCTCGGCCATCAGCTCGGCTTCCTCCTCGTCGAGCTGAGCCGCGAAGCCATGGAATGCCGTCTCGTAGTTGTAGATAATCCTCGTGGAAgcatcatcctcttcatcttcCAGCTGCGAAGAGCTCACCGACTTCACCGTGGAAGCGTACCACTCATGGTAAAAATCGAACGAGCTCGGCATCTCAGACGCCGCCATCTGCACGATGTAAGTCTTGGGAGTTGGCGCGCAAGCAGAGAGGCTTGCTTGGAGAAGAACAGTCACCAGGCACAGCGCCGGAACCTTCCATCTCGCCTTGCAAAAATCcatggagaagagaaagggagaaTAATTTGATAGATAGATGCAAAGGAGCTTTTGGGAGCAAAGCTTGGATTTGGGGGCAGATCAAGCTCTGCTGCTTATGTACACTCCACTCTCCAGCTTAACATGCTTCCAGTGAGCTGCGTGGAGTGTGGACTGTGGTCTCTGCTCGTGGAGTGGAAACTGGAAAGCGAGAAGTGTAATAAAATGAGGTGGTTGCTTCTGTCCCGCATTGAAGTGAGAATTCATTTTGGCGACGCGGTGGGTTTTGCTTCGAGACCTATGGTTAGGTTTGCTTGTCACATTCCTCCATTTCCTGGAGATATTTCAGGAGGGACACTTGACCCTTGTGTGCTCTACTCCACTACAAATTCGACTCCATCTGCAAGGTTGAAAAACATTAAAGCCATGGTGATGCTGCTGCTACTTCCTACCAGCTGCCAAACGGCGCACATCCGCACATAGAGGGTTAACGCATTGATTCATTTACTGTGGACGGTAGCTCCGGTTCATGGAAGCATTTCATGTGCTTGACCTTTATTGTGCCTACTATCAATGACAGTGGCTCTACAGTGGTACTGAAAGAAAACTGCTCTCGACAGCGATGCCATGTTGCCATCTACTCCCACAAAAGATGTTAATGCAGCTGGTACGTTTTTAGATGGAATGTGAATGCATGAACGGATCGTACCACGATTACGGTAATTCGGGACTGGTGAAAGCCTGAAGATGCTGCTTGCTTCCAGCAAAATGTCTTTCTCCATGAGCTTCCAGCAAAATGTCTTTCTCCATGAGCCTGAAGAAAGACAGAGCATGCATGGCCTCGTTTTATCAGGAGGCGCCGTCAAATTAAGTTGTACTAATTGAAAGGAGAATCGGATAGACTTCTGATTGGATAGCACTTGAACTGTGTTGGACTGCCAGTCTGCCACATGAACACGACTAGCGTGTCCATGTCTATGATTGATGGGTTTATCTGACATCAAGTTAATCCTCTGTGCCTTCACGTTTTTTAGCGTGCTCTCTTGTTCTGTGACACGGCCTGACGGCCGAGCCTCCCCCCTTGGTAAGATCACCTTTCTACCGATCGACACTCTCAGAGCTCAGCTCTCCATGATTAATGCGTGAGATGGAGCAGTCTGATGCAGCGCAGCCAATCCTCTGAAATTGCAACGCGCACAAATGAGACATCTAATAATGACGTCCTAAGATGGGCCATCGATCTTTCCACGATGCACATGTCTGTGCCAGGCCGACAGATCTCAGCTGCTCGACTTCAGATTTTTCGGTCGCATTACAAAACACTTAGTACTACCTCTCGAACCAAATTAATTATAGTTACCCGGCTAAGCCTGAAACATGCACTATGTATGAAAAGCAGCAGCATCTAGTTCTCTTGGTGTCCAGACAAGGGTAAACGCACGTAGCCGAACGCCTGGATTGTATCTGTTGGAGGCTTGGAGCAAAGCCGTAGTATCACCTAGAATTCCCATGTCCATAGCCAACAATTGTCAGGCCCCTTTTGTTGCCATCCAGGCGAGCAAATCACGGGCGCAGCACAACGCGTCGCCGTCCCGCGCACGACATCACCCAGACGTCCGGATAAGAAAAGCATCCGAAGACGAGGCAGGTAGCCTCCCGACGACGTGGTAGTGATCGGCTCGGAACTCGTGTACTTGCGGGTTTACCGTGGCGTGAGCGTCAGTGCGAGGAGACCGGGGGGAGAAGAGGACAGCAAGTAAACCGTGGGTCGCCGCTCGCGGCAAAGCAGCAGATAGGCTCATCTACCGTCGGTTTTGGGGGCGGCCACGTATGGTGCTGAACTGCTGATGGCCTCTTCTCCGTGCTCCAGCTCAGGGGCACGTGAGGGTGTTCTCTTTAGCGTGTTCTAGTAGTACCACGTCTACGGTCCACCGTACGAGCGATTGATCAGGGTTTCATGAACACCTAGAAATGTGGTAATCAACGGGGACGTCGAGTGAAGGAATTGACGGTATTCAATCCTTGGACCGTTCGACGGTGGCCTTGTCATCGTCTAGAGCAGTCTGATGCAGGCTGCAGACGATGCAGACTAGAGAGAGCAGAAGTTACTGCTACAGCTAGTGACCGTTATAAAAGGACATGCTACAACGATACGGGAGTACGGCAACACACTTTTACTTGCTACGCTTCAGATCTGAGATCCTACAATCAATAGACTCCTTGTTTCTATACATAggactggaaaaaaaaattgttaaagTTTGTGttgaatatgtgtacgtagtcgaTTACAATTTACGACTTAGAGTTGTAATAGATATAGGACTAGAGtgtgagtcggactctatcttAGAATCTCTCATAAATAAAGGGGCgcgcctgttgtaaccgcatgacgacttagcatagcgagagggagcggctgccagcggcgaccggccgtgagtcgttgtaactctgatacgctgtatatgctggatcagggaggagcgcccgtaatcagtgccccggagatgtaggtctcggctgaactccgttatcaaatatcgtgcctcggtgtcgtcatcatgttttgatctcctatggcgtttcttccgcggtttggtttccgatgtgatttcggggccggttttataacaactggtatcagagcctgtgGGAGATCCATGGTAGAGGTACGAGGGAGGTGCTCCACGCCGCGACGACTACACAAAGTGTCCAGGACGGACATGGACGCAAGGTagagcacggcggcgatcaACGAAATTTGATCGGTGGAATCGGACACTTCAGGCAGTGGTCTGAACCGTTCGATGGCTGCAATCAACAGGGAGATGACTAGACGTGGTGCTCGGGTTGATGGCGGAAGCGATTGGTGATTCAATCGGTGGGTTGGACATTTCGGGCGGATGGCTCGAACTTTCCGGTGAGCTACTTTCAACAGGGAGCGGCTAACCAGACGCTCGGGGTTGATTGAAGCTGGAGGCGATCGACGTTCTCGATCGGTGGAATCGAACACTCTGGGCGGGGTGGCCTAGGCCTTTCGATGAGCTGCGTTCGACAGGGAGACGGCTAAACGTAGCACTCGGGTCGTTCGGCGGCTGGGAAGACGACATGCGACTTGTCGGCTTCGGCTCGCGACTGGATTGATGGCGTTCAATCGGAAGTCGGAGCGGGTGGATCCTACATGCTGTTTTGGAGGTGTTACCGACAAGATACTGCGTGGAGGATTGCTACTTAGCAGTGTACATGCGATGGATGGCAGAACAGAAAAGCGCCAGCATAGAATCAGTACATATTGGCGGCGGAAGTCGTTGACGATGTCGGTGGTCGTGCTGTGTGTGTTTGCTCTGGAACCAAGATGTCACTGGGGTACGTGAAGCTTGGAGGTCAGGGTCGCGGTGGTGTGCACGATTTCGAGTTGAGGCGTGCCGGCGACGGAGACAGAAGCGGCGCTGGTAGTAGCAGGTCCGATCTAGGTTCATGCAGGACTTGACTTGGTAGAGGTCGTGGTATAGGAGTCGGGCACGATTCGATTTCAATACACATGGCACAGATGAGATCAAGAAGGAGACCATGTCGGGAACGGAAGGGGATTGGACGAGGACTGTATTCGTTTTGGAATCGGAGTCAAGTTTTACCCAAAATAGAAGCAGCAGGGATTCCACGGGATTGCAGAGATTGCAATCGAATCAAACCAACCAAAGCAATGAAGAGATCGGACCCGATTTCTTGGGCGGTGGGGGTTTGGGCGATGAACTGCAAGCGGTAGAAGCACGGCTTGGTGTAGTCGTCGTGCAGGTGCCAGCGAGTTCGACGCGGGccggctccggcgaggaggcggcaggtaccggcgaaggggcggcggcAACGCTCCTGTGTCGGGGAGGCGGCTCCCGTGGGCGTCGGCATCCTCACCGGTGGGAAACccacggcggcagcagcggcggcgctctcACCGGCAGCGTTGAGGAGGCCAACTTCCTCAGGGGCGCGGAGGAGTTGGTGAAGCGGCGCGGCTCCTGAGCTCGGCTGGTCGGCGGGGAAGAGCGGCGCAACAGTCTGGGCGGCGGCGTCACTCGGGCCGGGGAGAGGCGAGCagaaaggagggagaagagaaaagggATCGATCTGATTCCCTTTGACCGTGCTGTCTCGGGCTGTTGGTGGGTCAGGT is part of the Oryza glaberrima chromosome 4, OglaRS2, whole genome shotgun sequence genome and encodes:
- the LOC127769788 gene encoding copper chaperone for superoxide dismutase, chloroplastic, which codes for MVGFLRALTAASAVPAAAAVAAVALSTNSSSSSRLRLPSPASLPSLSSAYAAAPASGSARKPNAVPPMAAAASATATADLSAAADKGAALPELMTEFMVDMKCDGCVTAVKNKFQTLEGIKNIEVDLNNQVVRVLGSLPVNTMLDTLHQTGRDARLIGQGNPNDFLVSAAVAEFKGPVIFGVVRLAQVNMELAIVEATYSGLSPGKHGWSINEFGDLTRGAESTGKVYNPSDYRSNKPLGDLGTLEAGEKGEAQFSASKEKLKVVDLIGRSIALYATEDRSDPGIAAAVIARSAGVGENYKKLCTCDGVTIWESS
- the LOC127769784 gene encoding subtilisin-like protease SBT1.3, translated to MDFCKARWKVPALCLVTVLLQASLSACAPTPKTYIVQMAASEMPSSFDFYHEWYASTVKSVSSSQLEDEEDDASTRIIYNYETAFHGFAAQLDEEEAELMAEADGVLAVIPETVLQLHTTRSPDFLGIGPEVSNRIWSDSLADHDVVVGVLDTGIWPESPSFSDKGLGPVPAKWKGLCQTGRGFTTANCNRKIVGARIFYNGYEASSGPINETTELKSPRDQDGHGTHTAATAAGSPVQDANLFGYAGGVARGMAPRARVAAYKVCWAGGCFSSDILAAVDRAVSDGVDVLSISLGGGASRYYLDSLSIASFGAMQMGVFVACSAGNAGPDPISLTNLSPWITTVGASTMDRDFPATVTLGNGANITGVSLYKGLRNLSPQEQYPVVYLGGNSSMPDPRSLCLEGTLQPHDVSGKIVICDRGISPRVQKGQVVKEAGGIGMILANTAANGEELVADSHLLPAVAVGEAEGIAAKSYSKSAPKPTATLSFGGTKLGIRPSPVVAAFSSRGPNILTLEILKPDVVAPGVNILAAWSGDASPSSLSSDSRRVGFNILSGTSMSCPHVAGVAALIKASHPDWSPAQIKSALMTTAYVHDNTYRPMKDAATGKASTPFEHGAGHIHPVRALTPGLVYDIGQADYLEFLCTQHMTPMQLRTFTKNSNMTCRHTFSSASDLNYPAISVVFADQPSKALTVRRTVTNVGPPSSTYHVKVTKFKGADVVVEPNTLHFVSTNQKLSYKVTVTTKAAQKAPEFGALSWSDGVHIVRSPVVLTWLPPQ